One Peterkaempfera bronchialis DNA window includes the following coding sequences:
- a CDS encoding NUDIX domain-containing protein, producing MNRLVAWMWRIIRGPLQWRVLWIAHAKFMVGVTGVVRDDAGRVLLLRHRMWPEGRQWGLPTGYAIKGEEFGATVVREVREETGLEVKAGRLVRLKSGYKLRVEVAYEAALVGGDLTIDPFEILEARWCSPDDLPEGVQESHRALILGRSPHVVELAEQIG from the coding sequence ATGAATCGACTTGTCGCGTGGATGTGGCGCATCATCCGAGGCCCCTTGCAATGGCGGGTGCTCTGGATCGCGCACGCGAAGTTCATGGTCGGCGTGACCGGCGTCGTCCGGGACGACGCGGGACGCGTCCTGCTGCTGCGCCACCGCATGTGGCCGGAGGGCCGTCAATGGGGACTGCCGACCGGCTACGCCATCAAGGGCGAGGAGTTCGGCGCGACCGTCGTCCGAGAGGTGCGCGAGGAAACCGGCCTGGAGGTGAAGGCGGGCCGGCTCGTCCGCCTCAAGAGCGGATACAAGCTGCGGGTCGAAGTGGCGTACGAAGCGGCTTTGGTCGGCGGTGATCTCACAATCGACCCGTTCGAGATCCTGGAGGCACGCTGGTGCTCCCCGGACGACCTGCCGGAGGGCGTACAGGAGTCACACAGGGCACTGATCCTCGGCCGGTCACCGCACGTCGTCGAGTTGGCGGAGCAGATCGGCTGA
- a CDS encoding enoyl-CoA hydratase/isomerase family protein: MERALVEGRAGLPTGVEGLRAYCGEDGVAVLLIDRPAKRNALTLAMWRGLPGVLERLAAEPGVRVLLLSGAGSTFSAGADIAELLEMYADPAHADAYHRDNAAAEEALAAFPHPTVAVIRGAGVGGGCQLAVACDLRFAAEDARLGITPAKLGVVYPAGATARLARLVGPARAKYLLFSADLVTGRRAEVLGLVDEAVPGDALEARALEYARTVAGRSPQTLGAVKDVVAAVAEGRDPQAAVEPWERKSRHAPDVREGLAAFLERRPPRF, from the coding sequence GTGGAGCGGGCGCTGGTGGAGGGGCGGGCGGGGTTGCCGACCGGGGTGGAGGGGCTGCGGGCGTACTGCGGGGAGGACGGGGTGGCGGTGCTGCTGATCGACCGTCCGGCCAAGCGCAACGCCCTGACGCTGGCCATGTGGCGCGGCCTGCCCGGGGTGCTGGAGCGGCTGGCGGCCGAACCCGGGGTGCGGGTGCTGCTGCTGAGTGGTGCGGGCTCCACGTTCAGTGCCGGGGCCGATATCGCCGAGCTGCTGGAGATGTACGCGGACCCGGCCCACGCCGATGCGTACCACCGCGACAATGCGGCGGCCGAGGAGGCGTTGGCGGCGTTCCCGCACCCCACGGTGGCGGTGATCCGGGGGGCGGGGGTGGGCGGCGGGTGCCAACTGGCCGTCGCCTGCGACCTGCGGTTCGCCGCCGAGGACGCCCGACTGGGCATCACCCCGGCCAAGCTGGGCGTGGTCTACCCGGCGGGGGCCACCGCCCGGCTGGCCCGGCTGGTCGGCCCGGCGCGCGCCAAGTACCTGCTCTTCTCCGCCGACCTGGTGACCGGCCGCCGGGCCGAAGTACTGGGCCTGGTGGACGAGGCGGTGCCCGGCGACGCCCTGGAGGCGCGGGCGCTGGAGTACGCCCGTACCGTGGCCGGCCGGTCGCCGCAGACCCTGGGGGCGGTCAAGGACGTGGTCGCCGCCGTCGCCGAGGGCCGCGACCCGCAGGCCGCCGTGGAACCGTGGGAGCGCAAGTCCCGGCACGCCCCCGATGTACGGGAGGGGCTGGCCGCCTTCCTGGAGCGGCGCCCGCCCCGCTTCTGA
- a CDS encoding peptidoglycan recognition protein family protein — protein sequence MCALRAVPVTAAGAALMGLAALAACAAPLPARPVRQHPSAAPAAPAAPTATASAEGTPAPGSTSTLPLTSPTPGGAPAASGRRRSTAPFSLLGAVWDDARSPLNAVLRVRTRDRAKRIWTPWQTLRPEDHGKSGPGTGKKQVRGYTSPLWVGPSDGVQVSVGEPPGGGTLPSGLHLALIDPGNPAQQPAIAGGPPSWLLLLPTAAASPSGRPYTVPRPEIVTRAGWKADESLRRKAPIYAPSVKMVFVHHTDNPNGYDCSQVPEMIRAMYQYHVTELAWDDIGYNFLVDRCGTIYEGRAGGVDRPVVGGHTMGFNIGSMGIAAIGDFRAGHKVPKAMTDSIARLAAWKLSLVGVSPTGKAAMVSQDSATRYPRGTRVVLNAVSGHRDAVQTECPGDALYAALPGIRAAAARLIRAGAHPH from the coding sequence ATGTGTGCACTTCGGGCGGTACCGGTCACAGCGGCCGGTGCCGCGCTCATGGGCCTGGCGGCCCTCGCAGCCTGCGCCGCCCCGCTGCCCGCACGACCGGTACGCCAGCACCCGTCGGCCGCCCCCGCTGCCCCCGCCGCCCCCACCGCGACCGCCTCGGCGGAGGGCACCCCCGCACCCGGCTCCACCAGCACCCTGCCGCTGACCTCCCCGACGCCCGGCGGCGCCCCGGCCGCCTCCGGCCGCAGGCGCTCCACCGCCCCGTTCTCGCTGCTCGGCGCGGTCTGGGACGACGCCCGCAGCCCGCTCAACGCCGTCCTGCGGGTCCGCACCCGCGACCGCGCCAAGCGGATCTGGACCCCATGGCAGACGCTGCGCCCCGAGGACCACGGCAAGTCCGGCCCCGGTACGGGCAAGAAGCAGGTGCGCGGCTACACCAGCCCGCTCTGGGTGGGCCCCTCGGACGGCGTGCAGGTCTCGGTGGGCGAGCCCCCCGGCGGCGGCACCCTGCCCAGCGGGCTGCACCTCGCCCTGATCGACCCCGGCAACCCCGCCCAGCAGCCCGCCATCGCGGGCGGCCCGCCCAGCTGGCTGCTGCTGCTCCCCACCGCCGCCGCCTCGCCCAGCGGCCGGCCGTACACCGTGCCCCGGCCCGAGATCGTCACCCGGGCGGGCTGGAAGGCCGATGAGTCGCTGCGCCGCAAGGCCCCGATCTACGCGCCCTCGGTGAAGATGGTCTTCGTCCACCACACCGACAACCCCAACGGCTACGACTGCTCGCAGGTGCCGGAGATGATCCGGGCCATGTACCAGTACCACGTCACCGAACTGGCCTGGGACGACATCGGCTACAACTTCCTGGTGGACCGCTGCGGCACCATCTACGAGGGCCGGGCCGGCGGGGTGGACCGGCCGGTGGTGGGCGGCCACACCATGGGGTTCAACATCGGCTCCATGGGCATCGCCGCGATCGGCGACTTCCGCGCCGGGCACAAGGTGCCCAAGGCGATGACCGACTCCATCGCCCGGCTGGCCGCCTGGAAGCTCTCGCTGGTCGGGGTGTCGCCCACCGGCAAGGCGGCCATGGTGTCCCAGGACAGCGCCACCCGCTACCCGAGGGGGACCAGGGTGGTGCTCAACGCCGTCTCCGGGCACCGCGACGCGGTCCAGACCGAGTGCCCCGGCGACGCCCTCTACGCGGCCCTGCCGGGCATCCGGGCCGCCGCCGCCCGGCTGATCCGCGCCGGGGCGCACCCGCACTGA
- a CDS encoding dsRBD fold-containing protein, which yields MRHEWDVRLFFDEDGRHTECEARLVGERAPGVTARGASTCSDTDRPEARIGEELAAARALSALARKVFSQASGDIEDEVRRPIHLMY from the coding sequence ATGCGCCACGAATGGGACGTCCGGCTGTTCTTCGACGAGGACGGCAGGCACACCGAGTGCGAGGCCAGGCTGGTGGGTGAGCGGGCACCCGGGGTGACCGCCCGTGGCGCCTCCACCTGTAGCGACACCGACCGGCCGGAGGCCAGGATCGGCGAGGAGCTGGCGGCGGCGCGGGCGCTGAGCGCACTGGCCCGCAAGGTGTTCTCGCAGGCGTCCGGGGACATCGAGGACGAGGTGCGCCGCCCGATCCACCTCATGTACTGA
- the xylA gene encoding xylose isomerase: MSITPTPADKFTFGLWTVGWQGRDPFGEATRPALDPVETVTRLAELGAHGVTFHDDDLIPFGSSDTEREGVVKRFRQALDATGMKVPMATTNLFTHPVFKDGAFTANDRDVRRYALRKTIRNIDLAVELGATTYVAWGGREGAESGAAKDVRVALDRLKEAFDLLGDYVVSQGYDLRFAIEPKPNEPRGDILLPTVGHALAFINELEHADRVGLNPEVGHEQMAGLNFPHGIAQALWHGKLFHIDLNGQSGIKYDQDLRFGAGDLRQAFWLVDLLESAGYEGPRHFDFKPPRTEDFDGVWASAAGCMRNYLILKEKALAFRADPAVQEALRAARLDELAQPTLNEGETAADLLADRTAFEDFDVDRAAARGMAFEQLDQLAMDHLLGVR, encoded by the coding sequence ATGAGCATCACCCCGACCCCCGCAGACAAGTTCACCTTCGGCCTCTGGACGGTCGGCTGGCAGGGCCGCGACCCGTTCGGCGAGGCGACCCGCCCGGCACTGGACCCGGTGGAGACGGTCACCCGCCTCGCCGAGTTGGGCGCGCACGGCGTCACCTTCCACGACGACGACCTGATCCCCTTCGGCTCCTCCGACACCGAGCGTGAGGGGGTCGTCAAGCGGTTCCGCCAGGCGCTGGACGCCACCGGCATGAAGGTGCCGATGGCCACCACCAACCTCTTCACCCACCCGGTCTTCAAGGACGGCGCGTTCACCGCCAACGACCGCGACGTGCGCCGCTACGCGCTGCGCAAGACCATCCGCAACATCGACCTGGCGGTGGAGCTTGGCGCCACCACCTATGTCGCCTGGGGTGGCCGCGAGGGTGCCGAGTCCGGCGCCGCCAAGGACGTCCGGGTGGCGCTCGACCGCCTCAAGGAGGCGTTCGACCTGCTGGGCGACTATGTGGTCTCGCAGGGCTACGACCTGCGCTTCGCCATCGAGCCCAAGCCCAACGAGCCGCGCGGCGACATCCTGCTGCCGACCGTGGGCCACGCCCTGGCGTTCATCAACGAGCTGGAGCACGCCGACCGGGTGGGCCTCAACCCCGAGGTCGGCCACGAGCAGATGGCCGGGCTCAACTTCCCGCACGGCATCGCCCAGGCGCTCTGGCACGGCAAGCTCTTCCACATCGACCTCAACGGCCAGTCCGGCATCAAGTACGACCAGGACCTGCGGTTCGGCGCCGGTGACCTGCGCCAGGCGTTCTGGCTGGTGGACCTGCTGGAGTCGGCCGGGTACGAGGGCCCGCGCCACTTCGACTTCAAGCCGCCGCGCACCGAGGACTTCGACGGCGTCTGGGCGTCCGCCGCAGGCTGCATGCGCAACTACCTGATCCTCAAGGAGAAGGCGCTGGCCTTCCGCGCCGACCCGGCCGTGCAGGAGGCGCTGCGCGCCGCGCGCCTGGACGAGCTGGCGCAGCCCACCCTCAACGAGGGCGAGACCGCCGCCGACCTGCTGGCCGACCGGACCGCGTTCGAGGACTTCGACGTGGACCGTGCCGCCGCCCGGGGCATGGCCTTCGAGCAGCTGGACCAGCTCGCGATGGACCACCTGCTCGGCGTGCGCTGA
- the xylB gene encoding xylulokinase, whose product MNTGQRVVIGVDSSTQATKAVAVDVESGEVLAEGRAAHTVNGTGGARESDPEQWWSAFTEAVAATGYADRAAAVAVGGQQHGLVALDADGRPVHPALLWNDTRSAPQAAALTERLGRDAWAERTGSVPTAAFTVAKWAWLREHHPEAAARTAAVRLPHDYLTGRLTGSGTTDRGDASGTGWWGEHGYDKEILDLVGLDRALLPEVVEPGRAAGAVRAGSPLPEGIPVAAGTGDNMAAALGLGLEPGLPVVSLGTSGTAYAVTRGRPADRSGTVAGFADASGRWLPLACTLNCTLAVDRIAALLGRDRADVEPGGTAVVLPFLDGERTPDLPYASGLLHGLRHDTTPGQLLQAAYDGAAHALLTALDDVLRHGGEAADDAPILLIGGGARGTAWQDTVRRLSGRAVRIPRAAELVALGAAAQAAGLLTGEEPAAVARRWGTTDGPLLDPLPRDDEALARIADTLLRAGRLFEGPGR is encoded by the coding sequence ATGAACACAGGTCAGCGGGTCGTGATCGGGGTGGACAGCTCCACCCAGGCCACCAAGGCGGTGGCCGTCGACGTGGAGAGCGGCGAGGTGCTGGCCGAGGGCCGCGCCGCGCACACCGTCAACGGCACCGGAGGCGCCCGCGAGAGCGACCCCGAGCAGTGGTGGTCGGCCTTCACCGAGGCAGTCGCCGCCACCGGGTACGCCGACCGGGCCGCCGCCGTCGCGGTCGGCGGCCAGCAGCACGGACTGGTCGCGCTGGACGCCGACGGCCGACCGGTGCACCCCGCCCTGCTCTGGAACGACACCCGCTCCGCACCGCAGGCCGCCGCCCTCACCGAACGGCTCGGCCGCGACGCCTGGGCGGAGCGCACCGGCTCCGTCCCCACCGCCGCCTTCACCGTCGCCAAGTGGGCCTGGCTGCGCGAGCACCACCCCGAGGCCGCCGCCCGCACCGCCGCCGTCCGGCTGCCCCACGACTACCTCACCGGCCGCCTCACCGGCTCCGGCACCACCGACCGGGGCGACGCCTCCGGCACCGGCTGGTGGGGCGAGCACGGCTACGACAAGGAGATCCTGGACCTGGTCGGGCTCGACCGGGCGCTGCTCCCCGAGGTGGTCGAGCCGGGCCGCGCCGCAGGCGCCGTACGGGCCGGATCACCGCTGCCCGAGGGCATCCCGGTCGCCGCCGGGACCGGCGACAACATGGCCGCCGCCCTCGGCCTCGGCCTGGAACCCGGACTGCCCGTGGTCTCCCTCGGCACCTCCGGCACCGCCTACGCCGTCACCCGGGGCCGCCCCGCCGACCGCAGCGGCACCGTGGCCGGCTTCGCCGACGCCTCCGGCCGCTGGCTGCCGCTGGCCTGCACCCTCAACTGCACCCTCGCCGTGGACCGGATCGCCGCCCTGCTCGGCCGCGACCGCGCCGACGTCGAACCCGGCGGCACCGCTGTGGTGCTGCCCTTCCTCGACGGCGAACGCACCCCCGACCTGCCCTACGCCTCCGGGCTGCTGCACGGGCTGCGCCATGACACCACCCCCGGCCAGCTGCTCCAGGCCGCCTACGACGGCGCCGCCCACGCGCTGCTCACCGCCCTGGACGACGTGCTGCGCCACGGCGGCGAGGCCGCCGACGACGCGCCGATCCTGCTCATCGGCGGCGGCGCCCGGGGCACCGCCTGGCAGGACACCGTGCGCCGCCTCTCCGGAAGGGCCGTACGCATCCCCCGGGCGGCGGAGCTGGTCGCGCTGGGCGCCGCCGCCCAAGCCGCCGGACTGCTCACCGGGGAGGAGCCCGCCGCCGTCGCCCGCCGCTGGGGCACCACCGACGGCCCGCTGCTCGACCCGCTGCCCCGGGACGACGAAGCGCTCGCCCGCATCGCCGATACCCTGCTCAGGGCTGGGCGGCTGTTCGAGGGGCCGGGCCGCTGA
- a CDS encoding ROK family transcriptional regulator has product MRRQNLALVLQEVAAGAPLSRAEVAAASGLTRAAVSSLVEELIGAGLLAELGPAPSGRVGRPGTALTLNPQGPAGLGAEIGVEHLAACVVDLRGEARVWTRIAADNRGRPAAEVLADLAALLRTVAAEAAPALRPAGLGIAVPGLVGAEPGLVRRAANLGWSDVPVIALLRSELRLAGAPDLAALPAEVDNEANLGGLAELWLGDHAGTGDFVHISAEAGIGAALIVAGRLFRGARGFAGELGHVPVEPDGPPCACGSRGCLEQYAGERAVLRAAGPGSARADTGHSSGEAGSGRDWIALLADRAADGDPAVLAALDRAGTALGTAVAGAVNLIDPASVILGGGYAELGEWLLPGMRRELTARVTVRPWSDDWLAVSVLGRRGPLLGAAAGVVRAIVEDPGRFAAQ; this is encoded by the coding sequence ATGCGGCGGCAGAACCTCGCCCTGGTCCTCCAGGAGGTCGCCGCCGGCGCACCGCTCTCCCGCGCCGAGGTCGCGGCGGCCAGCGGGCTGACCCGCGCCGCCGTCTCCTCCCTGGTCGAGGAGTTGATCGGTGCCGGGCTGCTGGCCGAGCTGGGGCCCGCCCCCAGCGGCCGGGTCGGCCGCCCCGGCACCGCCCTCACCCTCAACCCGCAGGGCCCCGCCGGACTCGGCGCCGAGATCGGCGTGGAGCACCTGGCCGCCTGCGTGGTCGACCTGCGCGGCGAGGCCCGGGTCTGGACCCGGATCGCCGCCGACAACCGGGGGCGGCCCGCCGCCGAGGTCCTGGCCGACCTCGCCGCCCTGCTGCGCACCGTCGCCGCCGAGGCCGCTCCGGCGCTGCGCCCGGCCGGGCTGGGGATCGCCGTCCCCGGCCTGGTCGGCGCCGAACCCGGGCTGGTCCGGCGGGCCGCCAACCTCGGCTGGTCCGACGTACCGGTGATCGCCCTGCTCCGCTCGGAGCTGCGCCTGGCCGGGGCCCCGGACCTGGCCGCGCTCCCGGCCGAGGTGGACAACGAGGCCAACCTGGGCGGCCTCGCCGAACTGTGGCTGGGCGACCACGCGGGTACCGGGGACTTCGTGCACATCTCGGCCGAGGCCGGGATCGGCGCGGCGCTGATCGTGGCCGGCCGCCTCTTCCGGGGGGCCCGCGGCTTCGCCGGGGAGCTGGGGCATGTCCCGGTGGAGCCGGACGGCCCGCCGTGCGCCTGCGGGTCGCGCGGCTGCCTGGAGCAGTACGCGGGCGAGCGGGCGGTGCTGAGGGCCGCCGGGCCGGGGAGCGCCAGGGCCGATACCGGCCATTCTTCGGGCGAGGCGGGTTCCGGTCGTGACTGGATCGCGCTGCTCGCCGACCGCGCGGCCGACGGCGACCCGGCCGTCCTCGCCGCCCTGGACCGGGCCGGTACCGCGCTGGGTACGGCGGTCGCCGGAGCGGTCAACCTGATCGACCCGGCCTCGGTCATCCTCGGCGGCGGCTACGCCGAGCTGGGGGAGTGGCTGCTGCCCGGGATGCGCCGCGAACTCACCGCCCGGGTCACCGTGCGGCCCTGGTCCGACGACTGGCTGGCGGTCTCCGTACTGGGCCGCCGGGGCCCGCTGCTGGGTGCGGCGGCCGGTGTCGTACGGGCCATCGTGGAGGACCCGGGCCGGTTCGCCGCGCAGTGA
- a CDS encoding MarR family winged helix-turn-helix transcriptional regulator, which yields MEKGYGAADDAFGSVERELALLFRRAGARAAEMAREVHPELEGSAYPLLAYIGIEGKVRVTDIGLHFGVGKGTVSRQIKALEELGLIRRESDPLDGRVSLVSLTEEGDRRYTSARNARMGSIRALLGTWQPTDVATFADLLHRFNEVIENS from the coding sequence GTGGAGAAGGGCTACGGGGCGGCGGATGACGCCTTCGGCTCGGTGGAACGCGAGTTGGCACTGCTCTTCCGGCGGGCCGGGGCCCGCGCGGCGGAGATGGCCCGCGAGGTCCACCCGGAGCTGGAGGGCAGTGCGTATCCGCTGCTGGCCTACATCGGGATCGAGGGCAAGGTCCGGGTCACCGACATCGGCCTGCACTTCGGCGTCGGCAAGGGCACGGTGAGCCGGCAGATCAAGGCGCTGGAGGAACTGGGCCTGATCCGCCGGGAGTCCGACCCGCTGGACGGCCGGGTCTCCCTGGTCTCGCTCACCGAGGAGGGGGACCGCCGCTACACCAGCGCGCGGAACGCCCGGATGGGCTCCATCCGGGCGCTGCTCGGCACCTGGCAGCCGACCGATGTGGCCACCTTCGCCGACCTGCTGCACCGCTTCAACGAGGTGATCGAGAACAGCTGA
- a CDS encoding inorganic phosphate transporter — protein MEHITFLVAVVIITALAFDFTNGFHDTANAMATSIATGALRPKVAVAISAVLNLAGAFLSVEVAKTISGGIIDESAGVHPEIIFAALAGAILWNLLTWLLGLPSSSSHALYGGLIGATLVGVGVHGVHFETVVTKILIPALASPVVAGLASWGATRLAYRITRGASAGTTGRGFRLGQVASASLVSLAHGTNDAQKTMGVITLTLISAGSLGAGANPPVWVVLSAGLAIAAGTYMGGWRIIRTMGKGLTDIEPRQGFASETAATSVILASSHMGFGLSTTHVCTGGVLGAGLGAPDGRVRWSVARRMVYAWLMTLPAAGTVAAGAAWIAGLGDAGVAVVGVLLVSGSTTVWLTSRRRPVHSGNVVTDDGPAPLPTAPAPLPQTGIAA, from the coding sequence ATGGAACACATCACGTTCCTGGTGGCCGTCGTGATCATCACGGCCCTCGCCTTCGACTTCACCAACGGCTTCCACGACACGGCCAACGCCATGGCGACGTCCATTGCCACGGGAGCGCTGCGGCCGAAGGTCGCGGTCGCCATCTCGGCGGTCCTCAATCTCGCGGGCGCGTTCCTCTCCGTCGAAGTCGCCAAGACCATCTCCGGCGGCATCATCGACGAGAGCGCCGGTGTCCATCCGGAGATCATCTTCGCCGCGCTGGCCGGAGCGATCCTCTGGAACCTGCTGACCTGGCTGCTGGGTCTGCCCTCCAGTTCCTCCCATGCGCTCTACGGCGGACTGATCGGCGCCACCCTGGTCGGCGTCGGGGTGCACGGGGTGCACTTCGAGACGGTCGTCACCAAGATCCTCATCCCGGCGCTGGCCTCCCCGGTGGTGGCCGGGCTCGCCTCCTGGGGGGCCACCAGGCTCGCGTACCGGATCACCCGGGGCGCCTCCGCCGGGACCACCGGCCGGGGCTTCCGGCTCGGCCAGGTCGCCTCCGCCTCGCTGGTCTCGCTGGCCCACGGCACCAATGACGCCCAGAAGACCATGGGCGTCATCACCCTCACCCTGATCTCCGCCGGGTCCCTGGGCGCCGGGGCCAACCCGCCGGTCTGGGTGGTCCTCAGCGCCGGTCTGGCCATCGCGGCGGGCACCTACATGGGCGGCTGGCGGATCATCCGCACCATGGGCAAGGGACTCACCGACATCGAGCCCCGCCAGGGGTTCGCCTCGGAGACGGCGGCCACCTCGGTGATCCTGGCCTCCTCGCACATGGGCTTCGGCCTCTCCACCACCCATGTCTGTACCGGCGGCGTCCTGGGCGCGGGCCTCGGCGCTCCCGACGGCAGGGTGCGCTGGAGCGTCGCCCGCCGCATGGTCTACGCCTGGCTGATGACGCTCCCCGCCGCCGGCACGGTGGCCGCGGGCGCCGCCTGGATCGCCGGGCTGGGCGACGCGGGCGTCGCCGTGGTGGGCGTCCTGCTGGTCTCCGGTTCCACCACGGTCTGGCTGACCTCGCGCCGCCGCCCGGTGCACTCCGGCAATGTGGTCACCGACGACGGTCCCGCGCCGCTGCCCACCGCTCCGGCACCGCTGCCGCAGACCGGCATCGCGGCCTGA
- a CDS encoding sensor histidine kinase produces the protein MPAALLATGCDAASNGGTTPVLSTTAAAAAVAAAWGLVVAVRRTMVRPLQRERDRTAAERDRLAGERDALLAEREQLLQEREARLAQLQAFGGQVHALTAGHAALAAERDALLAEREELAAERDELQGSVDATFVNLAMRTLTLVERQLVLIETLEGREGEPEQLENLYRLDHLATRMRRNSENMLLLAGLENSRRGNRNVALLDVLRAAVSEIERYERVRIQFLPRVRLVGGAADDTSHLVAELLENATAFSPPQDVVEIGGWLLDNGELMISVVDRGIGIPPERLRDLNAQLDNPETGGEVEPLSGKAPWREQTASARSMGLFVVSRLARRHGIRVQLRETVAGGGTTAIVVVPREAVVEAELTAVEVDEQRAAERTARVAAAPEPTPAVPPLPVRTAEQNPPLPRRGAAEPPVPPARTPTDDNQHGGRSDEAPEAPARESRPRHAAPAQAQAESQADTETQALRVLRPRSEPRSGSQPEAQPETRTETHPESQPEAQPEPPSESQPEAPSETGPERPQPVVTARVDTPSDGSPVTRLGLPRRVPRGGGLPGTGEGPGSGLRREAEQGGVTGDRTGATSAEELRRRLGGFQSGLRQAARETGTAGETGETGEAASGSQTARTGETKRGVGGSSSEEASR, from the coding sequence GTGCCCGCCGCCCTGCTGGCCACCGGGTGCGACGCGGCGTCCAACGGCGGCACCACCCCCGTACTGAGCACGACCGCCGCAGCGGCGGCCGTGGCGGCGGCCTGGGGACTGGTGGTGGCCGTACGGCGCACCATGGTCCGCCCGCTCCAGCGGGAGCGCGACCGGACGGCGGCCGAGCGCGACCGGCTCGCCGGGGAGCGGGACGCGCTGCTCGCCGAGCGTGAGCAGCTGCTCCAGGAGCGGGAGGCCCGGCTGGCGCAGCTCCAGGCGTTCGGCGGGCAGGTGCACGCGCTCACCGCCGGGCATGCCGCACTGGCCGCCGAACGGGACGCGCTGCTCGCCGAGCGGGAGGAACTGGCCGCCGAGCGGGACGAGTTGCAGGGCAGCGTCGACGCCACCTTCGTCAACCTGGCGATGCGCACCCTCACCCTGGTCGAGCGCCAACTGGTCCTGATCGAGACCCTGGAGGGCCGCGAGGGCGAGCCGGAGCAGTTGGAGAACCTCTACCGGCTGGACCACCTGGCCACCCGGATGCGCCGCAACAGCGAGAACATGCTGCTGCTGGCCGGTCTGGAGAACAGCCGCCGGGGCAACCGCAATGTGGCGCTGCTGGATGTGCTGCGCGCCGCCGTCTCCGAGATCGAGCGCTATGAGCGGGTGCGCATCCAGTTCCTGCCCCGGGTGCGGCTGGTCGGCGGCGCGGCCGACGACACCAGCCACCTGGTGGCCGAACTGCTGGAGAACGCCACCGCGTTCTCCCCGCCGCAGGACGTGGTCGAGATCGGCGGCTGGCTGCTGGACAACGGCGAGCTGATGATCTCCGTGGTGGACCGGGGCATCGGCATCCCGCCCGAGCGGCTGCGGGACCTCAATGCGCAGTTGGACAACCCGGAGACGGGCGGCGAGGTCGAACCGCTCTCCGGCAAGGCCCCCTGGCGGGAGCAGACCGCCTCGGCCCGCAGCATGGGCCTCTTTGTGGTCTCCCGGCTCGCCCGCAGGCACGGCATCCGGGTGCAGCTGCGGGAGACCGTCGCGGGCGGCGGCACCACCGCCATCGTGGTGGTGCCGCGCGAGGCGGTGGTGGAGGCCGAGCTGACGGCGGTCGAGGTGGACGAGCAGCGCGCGGCCGAGCGTACGGCCCGGGTGGCCGCCGCGCCCGAGCCCACCCCGGCGGTGCCGCCGCTGCCGGTGCGTACGGCCGAGCAGAACCCGCCGCTGCCCCGGCGCGGCGCGGCCGAACCGCCGGTGCCGCCCGCCCGTACGCCCACCGACGACAACCAGCACGGCGGCCGCTCCGACGAGGCGCCGGAGGCGCCCGCCAGGGAGAGCCGGCCGCGCCACGCGGCTCCGGCGCAGGCCCAGGCGGAGAGCCAGGCCGATACCGAGACTCAGGCGCTGCGGGTGCTTCGGCCCAGGTCGGAGCCCCGATCCGGGTCGCAGCCCGAGGCGCAGCCGGAGACCCGGACCGAGACCCACCCCGAGTCGCAGCCCGAGGCGCAGCCCGAGCCGCCGTCCGAGTCGCAGCCCGAGGCGCCGTCCGAGACTGGCCCCGAACGGCCACAGCCCGTGGTGACAGCCCGTGTTGACACCCCATCGGACGGGTCACCGGTGACCCGGCTCGGACTTCCCCGTAGGGTGCCCCGTGGAGGCGGCTTGCCCGGCACCGGCGAAGGTCCGGGCTCCGGGCTGCGCAGGGAGGCCGAGCAGGGGGGCGTCACCGGCGACCGCACGGGGGCCACCTCCGCCGAGGAACTCAGGCGCCGGCTCGGGGGTTTCCAGAGCGGGCTCCGCCAGGCAGCGCGTGAGACCGGTACGGCAGGGGAGACCGGGGAGACAGGGGAGGCAGCGTCCGGGTCGCAGACAGCACGCACGGGGGAGACGAAGCGGGGGGTCGGCGGTTCCTCAAGCGAGGAGGCAAGCAGATGA
- a CDS encoding roadblock/LC7 domain-containing protein, translating into MTVRGAAGAPAMALGGADGGGVSQDAHKVRWLLSDFASGVRGLQDVVVVSSDGLLLAASEGARRAEDLAAVVSGLVSLGAGAARVLGNGSVKQTIVTMDGGHLFLMAISDGSCLGVHASLDCDLSVVAYQMALLVERAGHALTPEVRSELHRAMAAR; encoded by the coding sequence ATGACGGTACGCGGAGCGGCTGGAGCGCCCGCGATGGCACTGGGCGGCGCTGACGGAGGGGGGGTCAGCCAGGATGCCCACAAGGTGAGATGGCTGCTCTCCGACTTCGCCTCGGGGGTACGCGGCCTCCAGGACGTCGTGGTGGTCTCCTCCGACGGGCTGCTGCTCGCCGCCTCCGAGGGGGCACGCCGGGCGGAGGATCTGGCGGCGGTGGTCTCCGGGCTGGTCAGCCTGGGTGCCGGGGCGGCCCGGGTGCTCGGCAACGGCTCGGTGAAGCAGACCATCGTGACCATGGACGGCGGGCACCTGTTCCTCATGGCGATCAGCGACGGGTCGTGCCTCGGAGTGCACGCCTCGCTCGACTGCGACCTCAGCGTGGTGGCGTACCAGATGGCGCTGCTCGTGGAGCGGGCCGGGCATGCGCTCACCCCCGAGGTCCGCAGTGAACTGCACCGGGCGATGGCCGCCCGGTGA